The Gemmatimonadota bacterium DH-78 region CACCGGCTCGTGTCGATCCACAACCTGCGCTTCCTGGTGCGGCTCGCCGAGCAGTCGCGCGCCCGCATTCTGGAGGGCGATTTCACCCGCTGGAGCGCCGACTGGCTGGAACGGTACCGCTCGGCGGGGGTCTGATGCGCGCTGTACCCTCTTCGTTCGAACCCCTCGACCGCGTGAGCAGGAGCAACCGCCGATGATGCCCACCCCGGGATTCCATCCCGCCCTCGCCCTCATGGTGCCCCGGGAGGGCGCCGGCGCGGGGACCGTGATGTTCCTGCAGATCGCGGCCATGGTGGCCATCTTCTATTTCCTTCTGATCCGTCCGCAGCAGAAGGAAGCCAAGCGGCATCGGGAGATGCTGGCCGCGGTGAAGAAGGGCGACGAGGTGATCACCAACGGCGGGATCATCGGCACGGTGGTGCACGCCGCGGAGGACCGGCTCACGATCAAGACCGGCGACACCCGGCTCGTGGTGATGCGGGGTCGCGTGGCGCAGGTGGTGCAGGAGCCGGCCGAGGCCGCGAAGAAGGACTGACCGTGGCGATCCGCGACATCGTCTACCTCGGCGACCCCGTCCTGCGCACTCCGGCCGAACCGGTCGAGGCGTTCGACGACGAGCTGCGCGCCCTGGTCGAGGAGATGTTCGAGACGATGTATCACGCCGAGGGTGTCGGCCTCGCCGCCCCGCAGATCGGGTTGTCGAAGCGGGTGTTCGTGGTCGACGTGCGCGACGAGGAGGCCCCGCTCGAGGGCCGTTTCGCCCTCGTGAACCCCGAGATCGTGGCGGTCAGTCGCGAGACGGAGAAGGCGGGCGAGGGGTGCCTGTCGATCCCCGGCCTCGAGGAGCTGGTGGAGCGCCCCGAGCGCGTGACGATCCGAGGCTTCGACCCCGACGGCAACGCCTTCGAGGTGGAGGCCGACGGCCT contains the following coding sequences:
- the yajC gene encoding preprotein translocase subunit YajC, whose protein sequence is MMPTPGFHPALALMVPREGAGAGTVMFLQIAAMVAIFYFLLIRPQQKEAKRHREMLAAVKKGDEVITNGGIIGTVVHAAEDRLTIKTGDTRLVVMRGRVAQVVQEPAEAAKKD
- the def gene encoding peptide deformylase translates to MAIRDIVYLGDPVLRTPAEPVEAFDDELRALVEEMFETMYHAEGVGLAAPQIGLSKRVFVVDVRDEEAPLEGRFALVNPEIVAVSRETEKAGEGCLSIPGLEELVERPERVTIRGFDPDGNAFEVEADGLLARALQHENDHLDGVLFLDRVSALKRRMLLKKWRKLQEEE